One Pelorhabdus rhamnosifermentans genomic window carries:
- a CDS encoding aldehyde dehydrogenase family protein → MASEKVITEEQKKELDIAMDKARAALAIIETYDQARVDRLCQAVAWAVANKKTFNHLVEMGIKESGLGDHVSRMNKRFKIRGVLRDALRQKSVGIIEEIPEKGITKYGKPAGVIASVVPTTNPDLTPAGNAIYAIKARDTIIFSAHPRSKNTTNETVQLIRDALEREGAPADIVQCLQTASVPMAKALMAAADLVIATGGQPMVRSAYSSGTPAYGVGAGNATMIFDETTNVEEAAHNTMLSKTSDFGSGCSADGNLVIHESVYDAMLKALVKEGGYLANDDEKAKLKEAMWDETGHRRSDTVAIAPQQVAKIAGFSIPDDRKFIIVIGDGIGKDHPFSGEKLTTLLAVHKYEGGFENAIKMMHAIYNVGGKGHSCGLYSFNDEHIHQLALEAPVSRMMIRQPQSKANAGAFNNGMPMTSSMGCGTWGGNIISENVNLKHYMNVTWVSRPIPEDRPPDEELFGEFYDPEMEK, encoded by the coding sequence ATGGCTAGTGAAAAAGTAATTACAGAAGAACAGAAAAAAGAACTTGATATTGCAATGGATAAAGCAAGAGCCGCTTTGGCAATTATTGAAACTTATGATCAGGCTAGAGTAGATCGTCTGTGTCAGGCTGTGGCTTGGGCCGTGGCCAACAAGAAGACGTTTAATCATCTTGTCGAAATGGGAATTAAAGAAAGCGGACTGGGCGATCATGTCAGCCGGATGAATAAACGTTTTAAGATTAGAGGCGTTTTACGTGATGCCCTACGTCAGAAAAGTGTGGGAATTATTGAGGAAATTCCGGAAAAAGGAATTACAAAGTATGGTAAACCCGCTGGTGTTATCGCTTCAGTTGTACCGACAACGAACCCTGATTTAACTCCTGCCGGTAATGCAATTTACGCCATTAAGGCCAGAGACACCATTATTTTTTCTGCCCATCCCCGGTCTAAAAATACAACGAATGAGACTGTCCAATTGATCCGTGATGCTCTTGAACGTGAAGGTGCACCGGCAGATATTGTACAATGTCTGCAGACTGCAAGTGTTCCAATGGCTAAAGCACTCATGGCAGCGGCCGATCTTGTTATTGCAACAGGTGGTCAGCCGATGGTACGTTCGGCCTATAGTTCAGGAACACCTGCTTATGGTGTCGGCGCAGGAAATGCCACGATGATTTTTGATGAGACAACGAATGTTGAAGAAGCTGCTCATAATACCATGTTGAGTAAGACTTCTGATTTTGGTTCAGGATGCTCAGCGGATGGTAATCTTGTGATTCATGAAAGTGTTTATGATGCCATGCTTAAAGCGCTTGTTAAAGAAGGCGGCTATCTCGCGAATGATGATGAAAAAGCAAAATTAAAGGAAGCTATGTGGGATGAAACAGGTCATCGCCGGTCAGATACGGTAGCCATTGCTCCGCAACAAGTGGCTAAAATTGCTGGCTTTAGTATTCCTGATGATCGTAAATTTATCATTGTTATTGGCGATGGCATTGGAAAAGACCATCCATTCTCTGGCGAAAAACTCACTACTTTGTTGGCAGTTCATAAATATGAAGGTGGGTTTGAAAATGCAATCAAGATGATGCATGCTATTTACAATGTAGGCGGTAAAGGTCATTCCTGTGGACTTTATTCTTTTAATGATGAACATATTCATCAATTAGCTTTGGAAGCACCCGTAAGTCGTATGATGATTCGTCAGCCACAATCGAAGGCGAATGCCGGAGCATTTAATAACGGCATGCCAATGACATCCAGTATGGGATGCGGTACTTGGGGTGGCAATATTATATCAGAGAATGTGAATTTGAAACATTATATGAATGTTACG
- a CDS encoding LysR family transcriptional regulator, translating into MEIHQLQYIVEVAKQRNFTRAADAICVSQSTLSHQIAKLEDELGIKLFDRNSRMVYPTQAGEKFISHVRILLANLEFAKQDLQAYIGLLKGTLRIGVIASLGKIDYAGMLANFYKKYPGLNFEIVQDGTYRLLEKIGTGELDVAFVAMPVVSDYSEIDFYHLAYDDYILVIPEEHHFASRKSIDLAEASDEKFIFHPSSDRMHYICLEACLQAGFKPNIVCQSSHSPTCLALIHAGMGIGFFPQEKVRNQNFNITMIKLKQPIKKDIALAVSKRSSSVPAVKIFYQFVLDWVKNISTAGA; encoded by the coding sequence ATGGAAATACATCAATTGCAGTATATTGTTGAAGTTGCCAAACAACGTAATTTTACTCGAGCTGCCGATGCCATTTGTGTAAGTCAGTCTACGCTTTCACATCAGATTGCTAAGTTAGAAGACGAGTTAGGAATCAAGTTGTTTGATCGTAATTCACGAATGGTTTATCCAACACAGGCGGGGGAAAAATTTATTAGCCATGTTCGAATCTTATTAGCCAATTTGGAATTTGCTAAACAAGATCTTCAGGCTTATATTGGTTTACTAAAAGGGACATTACGTATTGGTGTTATCGCATCATTAGGCAAAATTGATTATGCGGGAATGCTGGCGAATTTTTATAAAAAGTATCCAGGTCTTAATTTTGAGATTGTACAAGATGGAACATATCGTTTACTTGAAAAAATTGGGACAGGCGAATTGGATGTGGCTTTTGTTGCTATGCCAGTAGTATCTGATTATAGTGAAATAGATTTTTATCATCTTGCTTATGATGATTATATCCTGGTCATTCCCGAGGAGCATCACTTTGCTAGCAGAAAGTCGATTGATCTTGCAGAGGCGTCGGATGAGAAATTTATTTTTCATCCATCTTCTGATCGTATGCACTATATTTGTTTAGAGGCTTGTCTTCAGGCGGGATTTAAACCCAATATTGTTTGCCAAAGTAGTCATTCTCCTACTTGTCTAGCTTTGATTCATGCTGGTATGGGTATTGGTTTTTTTCCGCAAGAAAAAGTTAGAAATCAAAATTTTAATATTACCATGATTAAATTGAAGCAGCCCATTAAGAAAGATATTGCTTTGGCAGTTTCGAAACGTTCTTCTTCAGTGCCTGCAGTTAAAATCTTTTATCAGTTTGTCTTAGACTGGGTTAAGAATATTAGTACTGCAGGAGCTTGA
- a CDS encoding nitroreductase family protein: MEQIKMRRSIRKYLDKPVEDEKIIQLLESARLAPSGSNTQPWHFIIVKSELIKQKLAKVAHDQKWMISAPLFIVCVADISSIMENDQIILDEHSPQGEVKRMIRDTAIATEHILLEATHLGLGTCWVAWFTQEEIRPILHIPLNKFVVGIVTIGYAAEMPTARPRKSLEEIIHYENW; this comes from the coding sequence ATGGAACAAATTAAAATGCGTCGAAGTATCAGAAAATATCTTGATAAACCAGTAGAAGACGAAAAAATTATTCAATTACTTGAGAGTGCCAGACTGGCTCCATCTGGCAGTAATACACAACCATGGCATTTTATTATTGTAAAATCCGAATTGATTAAGCAAAAATTAGCTAAAGTAGCTCATGATCAAAAATGGATGATTTCCGCTCCACTCTTCATTGTTTGTGTTGCAGATATATCTTCTATAATGGAAAACGATCAAATTATATTAGATGAACATAGTCCGCAAGGGGAAGTTAAGCGAATGATAAGAGATACGGCAATTGCAACAGAACACATTCTACTTGAAGCTACTCACTTAGGCTTAGGAACTTGTTGGGTTGCCTGGTTTACTCAAGAAGAAATTAGACCCATCCTACATATACCTCTTAATAAGTTTGTAGTTGGTATTGTGACGATTGGTTATGCAGCTGAAATGCCAACCGCTAGACCACGAAAAAGTCTTGAAGAAATTATTCATTATGAAAATTGGTGA
- the aroB gene encoding 3-dehydroquinate synthase, which yields METVAVDLGEKSYPIYIGEGILSDLTVLLSKADKWLVITDENVDHLYSEQLAKALGELPYKKLTLVPGESSKSFQTVERIIGAMVEARLTRHSAVIAFGGGVIGDLAGFCSSIYMRGISYVQIPTTLLAQVDSSVGGKTGVNVQAGKNMAGTFYQPQVVIIDTALLETLPIRELTAGLGEVIKYGIIYDYELLNFIEHHFSDFYTCSFTPLNELIRRCCEIKADVVAKDECENGLRKILNFGHTLGHAIETLTGYRRYLHGEAVLIGMYYETLLAQKMGLISEEYGQKINTLISRTGLSMDISDIPADDIARQMTADKKNSDGVISFILPTGQGQVAEYTLTSEQALAFVYEL from the coding sequence ATGGAAACAGTTGCAGTTGATTTAGGTGAGAAAAGCTATCCTATTTATATAGGAGAAGGCATACTGTCAGACCTTACCGTACTGCTCAGTAAAGCGGACAAGTGGTTAGTTATTACTGATGAGAATGTTGATCACTTATACAGTGAACAGTTGGCTAAAGCTTTAGGCGAGCTTCCGTATAAAAAGCTGACTCTAGTGCCAGGTGAATCTTCCAAAAGTTTTCAAACAGTTGAGCGGATTATCGGTGCCATGGTTGAAGCCCGACTTACCCGTCATTCGGCCGTAATTGCTTTTGGTGGTGGGGTTATTGGTGATTTAGCTGGTTTTTGTTCTTCTATCTATATGAGAGGTATTTCTTATGTTCAAATACCAACGACCCTGTTAGCTCAAGTTGATAGCAGTGTGGGCGGAAAAACCGGCGTGAATGTACAAGCGGGGAAAAATATGGCGGGAACTTTCTATCAGCCTCAAGTGGTTATTATTGATACAGCACTGCTCGAAACGTTGCCGATAAGAGAGCTTACCGCCGGATTAGGTGAGGTAATTAAGTACGGTATTATATATGACTATGAACTATTAAATTTTATTGAACATCACTTTTCGGACTTTTATACTTGCAGCTTTACTCCTTTAAATGAGCTTATTAGACGGTGCTGTGAAATTAAAGCGGACGTAGTGGCAAAGGATGAATGTGAGAATGGCCTACGTAAAATATTGAATTTTGGTCATACCTTGGGGCATGCCATTGAAACTTTAACAGGTTATCGGCGTTATTTACATGGCGAGGCGGTGCTCATTGGTATGTATTACGAAACGCTGCTGGCACAGAAGATGGGATTAATAAGTGAAGAGTACGGACAAAAAATCAACACACTTATCAGCAGAACGGGGTTATCCATGGACATATCCGATATACCTGCTGATGATATTGCAAGGCAAATGACAGCCGACAAAAAGAATAGTGATGGAGTCATTTCTTTTATTCTGCCGACGGGGCAGGGGCAGGTTGCGGAATATACCTTGACTTCAGAGCAAGCATTGGCATTTGTTTATGAATTATAA
- the aroF gene encoding 3-deoxy-7-phosphoheptulonate synthase: MLVVMKPGTVAEEIEKMHKKLGTLKMDVTLVVGEQQSVFALGGDTSKLDLESLQANIQVEKIVRIQQPYKLASRTFHPEDTIVDVRGCKIGGGHIAVIAGPCSVESEEQMIHTAELVKQYGATLLRGGAYKPRSSPYSFQGLGVDGLKMLVKAREATGLPIVTEAMSIETFDAIEESADLIQIGARNMQNFPLLKRAGKSAKPILLKRGLSATLEEFLMSAEYILAGGNANVILCERGIRTFDTYTRNTLDISLIPAVKELSHLPIIVDPSHACGKWSLVEPLAKAAIAVGADGLIIEVHHNPEQALCDGAQSLKPEKFGHLMSSVQKIIAAV; this comes from the coding sequence ATGTTAGTTGTGATGAAACCAGGTACTGTAGCAGAGGAGATTGAAAAAATGCATAAGAAGTTGGGAACATTAAAAATGGATGTTACCCTTGTCGTAGGGGAGCAACAAAGTGTTTTTGCATTGGGAGGAGATACGTCAAAACTTGATTTAGAATCTCTTCAAGCCAATATTCAGGTTGAAAAAATTGTGCGTATTCAGCAGCCTTACAAGTTGGCCAGCCGTACTTTTCATCCAGAGGATACCATTGTCGATGTTAGAGGATGTAAAATTGGTGGTGGTCATATTGCCGTGATTGCGGGTCCCTGTTCTGTTGAAAGTGAAGAACAAATGATTCATACGGCGGAGCTTGTTAAGCAATATGGTGCTACTTTGCTTAGAGGGGGAGCTTATAAACCACGTTCTTCTCCTTATAGTTTTCAGGGATTAGGTGTGGATGGATTAAAAATGCTGGTGAAAGCTCGGGAAGCAACAGGATTGCCGATTGTTACGGAAGCCATGTCCATAGAGACCTTTGATGCCATAGAAGAAAGTGCTGATCTTATTCAGATTGGGGCCCGGAACATGCAGAACTTTCCATTACTTAAACGTGCAGGGAAAAGTGCTAAGCCAATCTTGCTCAAACGCGGGCTAAGTGCAACGCTGGAAGAGTTTCTGATGTCAGCTGAATACATTTTGGCTGGCGGTAATGCCAACGTTATCCTATGTGAACGGGGAATACGTACGTTCGATACTTATACTAGAAATACCTTGGATATTAGTCTGATACCAGCAGTGAAAGAACTTAGTCATTTGCCCATTATCGTTGATCCCAGTCATGCTTGTGGCAAGTGGTCACTCGTGGAGCCTCTGGCTAAAGCGGCCATTGCTGTTGGCGCCGATGGACTAATTATTGAAGTGCATCATAATCCGGAGCAAGCGCTTTGTGACGGAGCTCAGTCGCTAAAACCAGAGAAGTTTGGTCATTTAATGTCTTCTGTGCAAAAAATCATTGCCGCAGTTTAG
- a CDS encoding MFS transporter produces MNTGAKKILIVVTAFFWFSMYTYVPILAPYAQSLGATYDMVGLIIGSYGLTQLLLRIPIGVLSDAWGNRKFFVVIGIILASLSSLGMWLFPMAGALLLFRGLAGVAASTWVDYTVLYASYFPQKEAPKAMGYINAVNNFGQVAAMLSGGYIAQHIGMNSSFILGAVAGSIGIVLSLFVRDKHMSPKAIKVDILMETLHNRQLLYLSGLGIVLQTITFVTVFGFLPIVAQYLGASIFELGIVTTMTLVPSIVSAALSGAFFSKRFGERATLVCGLLITAMSCIVIPFISNLSLLYISQAIGGFARGLVLPLLMGLSIKNFSGDKRSTAMSVFQAIYGLGMFGGPVLAGVLSNIFGLTIGFVVIGLIGFIGAALAGWHKE; encoded by the coding sequence ATGAATACAGGCGCTAAAAAAATTTTAATTGTTGTCACTGCTTTTTTTTGGTTTTCTATGTATACCTATGTGCCTATTCTGGCACCCTATGCACAAAGCTTAGGTGCTACTTATGATATGGTAGGACTTATTATTGGCTCTTATGGTTTGACACAGCTATTGTTACGCATACCTATTGGCGTGTTATCTGATGCCTGGGGCAATCGTAAATTTTTTGTTGTGATCGGTATTATACTTGCATCCTTAAGCAGCTTGGGTATGTGGCTATTTCCTATGGCTGGAGCATTGCTTCTGTTTCGGGGGTTGGCAGGTGTGGCGGCTTCAACATGGGTAGATTATACGGTACTTTATGCGAGTTATTTTCCCCAAAAAGAAGCTCCTAAGGCCATGGGCTATATTAATGCCGTCAATAATTTTGGACAAGTGGCAGCTATGTTATCAGGAGGGTACATTGCACAGCACATAGGAATGAATTCATCATTTATCCTTGGTGCTGTTGCTGGCAGCATTGGCATTGTGCTGAGCTTATTTGTGCGAGACAAGCATATGTCTCCAAAAGCAATCAAGGTGGACATCCTTATGGAAACATTGCATAATCGTCAATTGCTTTATCTTTCAGGGCTAGGAATTGTGTTACAGACCATTACGTTTGTTACTGTTTTCGGATTTTTGCCTATTGTGGCTCAATACTTAGGCGCTAGCATCTTTGAATTAGGCATTGTTACGACAATGACACTGGTTCCGTCGATTGTTTCTGCTGCATTGAGTGGTGCTTTTTTTAGCAAACGTTTTGGTGAGCGAGCGACACTTGTGTGCGGTTTGTTGATTACAGCGATGTCGTGTATTGTCATTCCTTTTATCAGCAATTTATCCTTATTATATATTAGCCAGGCTATTGGTGGTTTTGCCCGTGGATTGGTTTTACCATTACTGATGGGTTTAAGTATCAAGAATTTTTCCGGTGACAAGCGGTCGACAGCTATGAGCGTGTTTCAAGCTATTTATGGTCTCGGTATGTTTGGCGGACCTGTATTGGCCGGTGTATTGAGTAATATCTTTGGATTAACTATCGGCTTTGTTGTCATTGGTCTAATCGGGTTTATCGGTGCTGCGCTGGCAGGTTGGCACAAAGAATAA
- the ftsZ gene encoding cell division protein FtsZ has protein sequence MLEFDMDLDQFAKIKVIGVGGGGSNAVNRMITAGLKGVEFLTVNTDAQALLLSQAQNRIQIGEKLTKGLGAGANPDVGEKAAQESRDEIIKALRGADMVFVTAGMGGGTGTGAAPIVAECAKEVGALTVGVVTKPFSFEGRRRQTQAERGTAKLKEKVDTLITIPNNRLMQVADKKTSIMDAFRMADDVLRQGVQGISDLIAVPGLINLDFADVKTIMLETGSALMGIGVGTGEDRAEAAAEAAIRSPLLETSIEGAKGVLLNITGGASLGLFEVNAAAEIIADAADPEANIIFGAVIDEALDDEVRVTVIATGFDPKVEKVVPGKVEAAPVLEFKGRDLEIPTFMRR, from the coding sequence ATGCTTGAATTCGATATGGATTTAGATCAGTTTGCCAAGATTAAGGTTATTGGAGTAGGTGGCGGCGGTAGTAATGCCGTGAACCGTATGATCACTGCCGGATTGAAAGGTGTTGAATTTTTGACAGTCAATACGGATGCGCAGGCTTTACTATTATCGCAAGCTCAGAATCGCATTCAGATTGGTGAAAAGCTTACGAAAGGTCTTGGCGCTGGGGCAAATCCCGATGTCGGTGAAAAGGCGGCGCAAGAAAGCCGCGATGAGATTATTAAGGCCTTGCGCGGTGCAGACATGGTATTTGTTACGGCAGGCATGGGTGGCGGAACAGGTACAGGGGCAGCTCCCATTGTTGCTGAATGTGCTAAAGAAGTGGGGGCTTTAACGGTAGGTGTTGTAACCAAACCTTTCTCTTTTGAAGGGCGTCGTCGTCAAACTCAAGCAGAACGTGGTACAGCAAAATTAAAGGAAAAAGTGGATACGCTGATTACTATTCCGAATAATCGTCTCATGCAGGTTGCTGATAAAAAAACATCTATTATGGATGCTTTCCGAATGGCTGATGATGTACTTCGTCAAGGTGTTCAAGGTATATCTGATTTGATTGCTGTTCCAGGACTGATTAATCTGGATTTTGCTGATGTCAAAACCATTATGCTTGAGACAGGATCTGCTTTGATGGGTATTGGTGTTGGTACAGGCGAAGATCGTGCTGAAGCAGCTGCTGAAGCAGCCATTCGTAGTCCGCTATTGGAAACTTCTATTGAAGGAGCCAAGGGGGTACTCTTAAATATCACCGGTGGTGCTAGTCTGGGACTTTTTGAAGTCAATGCGGCTGCCGAAATTATTGCCGATGCGGCTGATCCGGAAGCGAATATTATTTTTGGTGCGGTCATTGATGAAGCCCTTGATGATGAGGTTCGGGTTACAGTTATTGCAACAGGTTTTGATCCTAAAGTAGAAAAAGTAGTACCAGGTAAAGTGGAAGCAGCACCTGTTTTGGAGTTTAAGGGTCGTGATCTTGAAATACCGACATTTATGAGACGCTAA
- a CDS encoding cell division FtsA domain-containing protein: MKQVLAIDIGTSCIKVLAAQVTSAQIEILGSGSAPTSGYRHGKVEQVDSLVSSIRQAIDCVMTAVSGSFDLIYMGIGSLDVKAVNLFGTVAPQRPQSLSAEDGERACRASIAALPLDEAIVHLIPSQYFVDDRPVALLPVGQPCHSLKVNTHVISIPKALKSQLNAELARNSIPAISLVATSYADALALTDQTQSKTNFFIMDIGAGTVDVSFYNEGKRVFSEALPFGGEYITSDIMQAFSVNRNHAEGIKKYYAKLDNNLHHQEVILDCNDYGTTDKNIAYDFLYDIIESRTEELVALIYQGVKDSIPLDLVERQACEVYLTGGSSKLPSFVRAIHDRFGLSVKTVMPTKLDKEYLCPENTAGYGILLFAASHLPAKQETSSGCHMFFQKIKNMFGS, translated from the coding sequence ATGAAGCAAGTTTTAGCAATTGATATTGGTACAAGCTGTATAAAGGTGTTGGCAGCTCAAGTGACTTCTGCGCAGATAGAGATTTTAGGCAGTGGCTCTGCTCCAACAAGTGGATATCGTCATGGTAAAGTTGAGCAGGTAGATTCGTTGGTGTCCTCGATACGTCAAGCCATAGATTGTGTGATGACAGCTGTTTCTGGATCATTTGACCTAATCTATATGGGGATCGGTTCACTTGATGTAAAGGCTGTAAATTTGTTTGGGACAGTTGCGCCACAACGTCCACAATCTTTATCAGCGGAAGATGGAGAAAGAGCTTGTCGTGCTTCGATTGCAGCTTTACCACTTGATGAGGCTATTGTACATTTAATTCCTTCTCAATATTTTGTAGATGATCGTCCAGTGGCTTTATTACCAGTTGGACAGCCTTGTCATTCTCTTAAAGTCAATACACACGTTATTTCTATACCGAAAGCATTGAAAAGTCAGTTAAATGCTGAATTAGCTCGAAATTCCATTCCAGCAATTAGTTTGGTTGCCACTAGCTATGCTGATGCCTTGGCGCTTACCGATCAAACTCAAAGTAAAACAAACTTTTTTATTATGGATATTGGTGCTGGAACTGTAGATGTGAGTTTTTATAATGAGGGAAAACGGGTATTTTCTGAGGCTTTGCCGTTTGGGGGAGAATATATTACCAGTGATATTATGCAAGCATTTAGTGTAAATCGCAATCACGCAGAAGGAATTAAGAAGTATTATGCGAAATTAGATAATAATCTACATCATCAAGAAGTAATCTTAGATTGCAATGATTACGGTACGACAGATAAAAATATTGCCTATGATTTTTTATATGATATTATTGAAAGTCGTACGGAAGAGCTTGTTGCTTTAATTTACCAAGGAGTGAAGGATTCAATTCCGTTAGATTTAGTCGAACGGCAAGCGTGTGAAGTTTATCTAACTGGCGGTTCATCTAAACTTCCAAGTTTTGTACGAGCTATTCATGATCGTTTTGGGCTTTCAGTAAAAACGGTTATGCCAACAAAGTTAGACAAAGAATACTTATGTCCAGAAAATACAGCTGGATACGGAATTTTGTTGTTTGCAGCCAGCCATTTGCCAGCTAAACAAGAAACATCAAGTGGCTGTCATATGTTTTTTCAAAAAATAAAAAATATGTTTGGTTCTTAA
- a CDS encoding small basic family protein, producing MMLPFLGLVFGILIGSFFPFSIPVEYAKFMSVALLASLDSVFGGWRSALEEKFDNTVFITGFFTNALLAAALVYVGDRLGIDLYYVATLAFGLRVFQNLAIIRRYFLKK from the coding sequence ATGATGCTGCCTTTTTTGGGTCTCGTCTTCGGTATTCTTATTGGGTCTTTTTTCCCATTTAGTATTCCAGTGGAATATGCTAAGTTTATGTCTGTAGCTTTACTTGCTTCTTTGGATAGTGTGTTTGGTGGTTGGCGTTCGGCATTAGAAGAAAAATTTGATAATACCGTTTTTATTACGGGATTTTTTACGAACGCTCTTCTTGCTGCAGCATTAGTTTATGTGGGTGATCGCTTGGGCATTGATTTGTATTATGTTGCAACGCTTGCTTTTGGACTACGGGTTTTTCAGAATCTTGCTATTATACGACGTTATTTTTTAAAGAAATAA
- a CDS encoding DUF881 domain-containing protein, with the protein MLAIRQGQVAIAMVCVVLGVMLALQFRTTQDIRSSVPFQRIEDLSQRLNQTEKERDALLKQVHELSQASEGETAVKENMNVRMGAGVVALKGPGVVITIDDSKRAAKPGENANLYLIHDDDILKVINEMWAAGAEAISINEQRLVASSEIRCAGPTLSVNNTRYSPPYEIRAIGDQTTLENALKMRGGVVETLQFWGIQVSIKKQDLVDIPAYKGPFHFEYAQPVKEAGKS; encoded by the coding sequence TTGTTGGCCATACGACAGGGCCAAGTGGCGATTGCAATGGTCTGCGTCGTTCTTGGTGTGATGCTTGCGTTGCAGTTCCGTACTACGCAGGATATTCGGTCTTCTGTTCCTTTTCAAAGGATTGAGGATCTTTCACAGCGGCTGAATCAGACGGAAAAAGAACGTGATGCTTTATTAAAGCAAGTACATGAATTATCGCAGGCCAGTGAAGGTGAAACAGCTGTGAAGGAGAATATGAATGTCCGCATGGGAGCAGGAGTTGTTGCTTTGAAAGGTCCCGGCGTGGTGATTACTATTGACGATAGTAAGCGAGCGGCCAAACCAGGGGAGAATGCCAATTTATACCTGATTCATGATGATGATATTCTAAAGGTAATCAATGAGATGTGGGCTGCTGGGGCAGAGGCTATTTCTATTAATGAACAACGACTTGTAGCCAGTTCGGAGATTCGTTGTGCTGGGCCGACTTTATCAGTCAATAATACGCGTTATTCGCCGCCCTATGAAATACGTGCCATCGGTGATCAGACGACACTGGAAAATGCACTGAAAATGCGGGGTGGTGTTGTGGAAACTCTGCAATTTTGGGGGATTCAGGTGAGTATTAAGAAGCAGGATCTTGTTGACATTCCCGCTTATAAGGGGCCTTTTCATTTTGAATATGCCCAACCAGTAAAGGAGGCTGGCAAGTCATGA
- a CDS encoding cell division protein FtsQ/DivIB translates to MGTTERLKDARDERKALAVKRLLSVIMVFVVLIACYLFINSSFFSVGTVIIQGNKYISNEEVLAIVGIPGKINIFRLDTRDAKSRLVKDLRVADAEVVRKFPATVVISVKERQPYAYAATSYGFAELDEKGIVLAAFKTLKQLNVPIITGVNLGNAYIGDCVDNPALQATLSYLAGLSENSLNQLSEVNISDPLQIRALTINSVQIRLGTQDHLFDKAVKTNQIMGEIGDKKSLAESIDMRYATPYIKFKSN, encoded by the coding sequence ATGGGGACAACAGAACGGCTGAAAGATGCCCGTGATGAACGTAAAGCTTTGGCTGTGAAGCGACTTTTATCGGTAATAATGGTGTTTGTTGTACTCATTGCTTGTTATTTATTTATTAATTCTTCTTTTTTTTCAGTAGGGACAGTTATTATACAAGGTAATAAGTACATCAGTAATGAAGAAGTTTTGGCTATTGTTGGTATACCCGGTAAAATAAATATTTTTCGTCTTGATACACGCGATGCGAAAAGCCGCTTAGTAAAAGATTTACGTGTTGCTGATGCTGAGGTGGTTCGCAAGTTTCCAGCGACTGTTGTTATTTCAGTAAAGGAACGTCAGCCTTATGCTTATGCTGCTACTAGCTATGGATTTGCCGAGTTAGATGAAAAAGGAATTGTTTTAGCTGCTTTTAAGACATTAAAACAATTAAATGTTCCCATTATTACGGGGGTAAATTTAGGTAATGCTTATATTGGTGACTGTGTGGACAACCCAGCATTACAAGCGACACTCTCCTATCTTGCCGGACTATCTGAAAACAGTTTAAATCAATTGTCTGAGGTCAATATTAGCGATCCCTTGCAAATACGAGCTTTAACAATCAATTCGGTGCAAATTCGTTTAGGAACGCAAGATCATTTATTTGACAAGGCTGTGAAGACAAATCAGATCATGGGAGAAATTGGAGATAAAAAAAGTCTTGCTGAATCCATCGATATGCGTTATGCTACGCCATATATAAAGTTCAAATCAAATTAA